CCGCGGCCGGTGTCGACGACGAAGAAGCCCGCGCCCTCGATGGCGAGGTCGAGCGGGTTCTCGGTGAGGTCGAGCTCGCCCTGCGAGAGGTTGGAGCGGGTCGGGTCGACGAGCGTGCCGCCCCCGAGACGCTCGAGGAGTTCCTGCGAGGGCATCTCCATGAGGTTCGACTCGATGCGTTCCGGGGCGCGCTGGCGCAGGATCGCGAAGTCCGGCTTGAACGCCGCAGTCGACACATTCGCCAGGTTGTTCGAGTGCACGTCGGTGCGGTGCATGTTGGTCAGCACGCCCGACGCCGACAGGTACAGGCCGTAGTTCACGGGGCGCCTCCTTCGTTGAACAGCACGACGCCGGCGCGCGGAGCCGTCCCACCGAACGGCTCCACGCGCCCGACTTCCCTCGCGGCGTCGTTGGCCCACAGCCCGCGACCCATGGCGCGAAGACAGTGCAGCGCGCCCAGGGCACGCGTTACGCGTCCCAGTTCCAGCGCGGCGGACCGCGATCCATCGCGGCGAACGCCGGCGCTGCTGTTCGACTCCAGGTTGTCCGACGAGCGGTCCCCGCTCGCGGTGAATGGCTTCCGTGCCTCGCGCATGATCGGCCTCCTTGCCGCGCGGTCGCAAGGCCATACACAACCCGCGTGCCACTCCCCCACGGCGCCTCATCGCCCCCGACGACCGCCCCACGCAGCGCAACGCCCAGCCGACACGGACCTTCCTGCGCCCCGCCCCGCCGGCACGCGCACTTTCCGCCGACCCGCCGCGCCACCTTTGCTGCCCGACGCGGCGCCGGGCCGATCTCAACCGTGGTGCCCACCCAGACCGACCTCACCCTGACCTCCCCGGTCCTCAACGCCACCCTCCACGCGTTCATGCTCTTCGTCCGCGTCGAGTGCGGCATGAGCGCCAACACCCTCGACGCCTACGAACGCGATGTCCGCGAACTCTTCGCCGAACTCGAATCGCGAGGCGTCACCGACCCGGGGGCCGTCCAGCCACAGCACCTGGCCGACCACCTCGCCACCCTCAAGAACGACCGCGCGATGCAGACCTCCAGCGTCGCGCGACACCTCGCCACCATCAAGGTCCTCTTCCGCTGGCTCCACGCCAACGCCAAGACCGAACGCAACCCCGCCGACTGGCTCGACCAGCCCACCCGCTGGAAACGACTCCCCGGCGTCATGTCCCCGGCGCAGGTCAGACGACTCATCGAGACCGCCTCACCCCCGGAAATGCCCCCGGAGGCCGCCGATCCCAGTGCGCCCCCCCTCTGGATGCGCGATCGCGCCATGCTCGAACTGATGTACGCGTGCGGCCTGCGCGCGTCCGAGGTCGGCGCCATCTGCACCCATCAGATCCACCCCCGGCTCGGCACCGTGCTCATCACCGGCAAAGGCG
This Phycisphaeraceae bacterium DNA region includes the following protein-coding sequences:
- a CDS encoding tyrosine recombinase, producing MPTQTDLTLTSPVLNATLHAFMLFVRVECGMSANTLDAYERDVRELFAELESRGVTDPGAVQPQHLADHLATLKNDRAMQTSSVARHLATIKVLFRWLHANAKTERNPADWLDQPTRWKRLPGVMSPAQVRRLIETASPPEMPPEAADPSAPPLWMRDRAMLELMYACGLRASEVGAICTHQIHPRLGTVLITGKGGKQRLVPMGKPALAATERYLDDCRPLLVRPDGRDKGRLLLSRTGRPLERVAVWQIVTKHAERAGLKDVHPHTLRHSFATHLLIGGADLRVVQELLGHADIGTTQIYTHVDKSRLKSVHQKFHPRA